In one Thermococcus celericrescens genomic region, the following are encoded:
- a CDS encoding ATP-binding protein, whose translation MPVDLSGPLLTEFERAKKEFEKAVAAGDMGRAKKSALRCASILRQLAKHVPYNGELYLKKAKKWEKTAEQIERGEYGRKALVGAEGKSTTQEKGEEDQFREYVLELVSKSKVTWDSIGGLDNVKLLMMETVVISALRKPAAIQPWKGILLFGPPGTGKTLLASAAAGSLNATFFNVKASSVLSKYFGESSKIISALYEVAREKAPSIVFLDEIDALTTRRSNDTSEATRRMLSTLLTELEGFHEGGSERLVLTLAATNTPWDLDEAVLSRFPKRIYVPLPDKEAVKAIVRIHTKGLDVSRLDLDAIAEESVRRLYSGRDVRNLCQEAVWNMIREENRDLHKLASLPLEELRKRSLRTRPLEMRDFEEAFRKIKSPLTKRDIERYEKWAEEFGG comes from the coding sequence ATGCCGGTTGACCTTTCGGGACCCCTCCTCACGGAGTTCGAGAGGGCCAAAAAGGAGTTCGAGAAGGCCGTTGCCGCTGGGGACATGGGGAGGGCTAAGAAGAGCGCCCTCCGCTGTGCCTCCATACTCAGACAGCTGGCCAAACACGTGCCCTACAACGGGGAGCTGTACCTGAAGAAGGCCAAGAAGTGGGAGAAAACAGCCGAACAGATTGAGAGGGGAGAGTACGGCAGAAAGGCCCTCGTCGGTGCGGAGGGGAAGAGCACGACCCAGGAGAAAGGCGAGGAGGACCAGTTCAGGGAGTACGTCTTGGAGCTTGTGTCGAAGTCCAAGGTGACCTGGGACAGCATAGGAGGCCTTGATAACGTCAAGCTTCTCATGATGGAGACCGTGGTCATCTCGGCCCTTAGAAAGCCCGCCGCTATCCAGCCCTGGAAGGGCATCCTCCTCTTCGGGCCGCCCGGAACCGGCAAAACCCTCCTCGCTTCAGCAGCCGCGGGAAGCCTGAACGCGACGTTCTTCAACGTCAAGGCTTCGAGCGTCCTCAGCAAGTACTTCGGCGAGTCGAGCAAGATAATCTCAGCACTCTACGAGGTCGCTAGGGAGAAGGCACCGAGCATAGTGTTCCTTGACGAGATAGACGCGCTCACAACGAGGCGTTCAAACGACACAAGCGAGGCAACGAGGAGGATGCTCTCCACACTCCTCACCGAGCTTGAGGGGTTCCACGAGGGGGGGAGTGAGAGGCTCGTCCTCACGTTAGCGGCGACCAACACACCGTGGGACCTGGACGAGGCGGTCCTCTCGCGCTTCCCCAAGAGGATCTACGTGCCCCTGCCCGATAAAGAGGCTGTCAAGGCTATAGTGAGAATACACACGAAGGGACTGGACGTTTCGAGACTCGATTTAGACGCGATTGCCGAAGAGAGCGTCAGAAGGCTGTACTCGGGCAGGGACGTGAGAAACCTCTGCCAGGAGGCGGTGTGGAACATGATACGCGAGGAAAACAGGGATCTGCACAAGCTCGCTTCCCTTCCCCTGGAGGAACTGAGAAAGAGGTCATTAAGAACGCGTCCGCTTGAGATGAGGGACTTTGAGGAGGCGTTCAGAAAGATCAAGTCTCCGTTAACAAAGAGGGATATCGAGCGGTATGAGAAGTGGGCGGAGGAGTTCGGGGGATGA
- a CDS encoding ATP-binding cassette domain-containing protein, which yields MRARIGYLPEYDLLYPSLSVWDNLKRYASLKGVYDEKELRELLEFFELLEYARKKVLALSGGTQRRVAMARAFLGSPEVLILDEPTRGLDPEWRLKFKRFLERYVKERNTAVLFSTHILSDVDELCEKITVIKEGRVLFSGSLKEFKRGFPTGASISLKVGNIKMAAEVREDNGYYPKIMKGYILLENAEPSEINTLLVSEGIIVEEIKRNEPTLEELYSMLHRKNG from the coding sequence GTGAGGGCAAGGATTGGCTACCTTCCGGAGTACGACCTTCTCTATCCGAGCCTTTCAGTGTGGGACAACCTCAAGCGCTATGCTTCGCTGAAGGGGGTTTACGATGAGAAAGAGCTTAGAGAACTGTTGGAGTTCTTCGAGCTTTTGGAGTACGCCAGAAAAAAGGTCTTGGCTCTCTCAGGTGGAACCCAGAGGAGGGTCGCAATGGCGAGGGCTTTTCTTGGGAGCCCTGAGGTTCTAATCCTCGACGAGCCCACAAGAGGACTCGACCCAGAGTGGAGGCTTAAATTCAAGCGGTTTTTGGAGAGATATGTGAAAGAGAGAAACACCGCAGTCTTGTTCTCCACACACATTTTGAGCGACGTTGACGAGCTATGCGAAAAGATTACGGTTATCAAAGAGGGCAGAGTGCTGTTCTCAGGAAGTTTGAAGGAGTTCAAGCGCGGTTTTCCTACAGGAGCTTCAATCTCCCTGAAGGTGGGGAACATCAAGATGGCCGCCGAAGTGCGTGAGGATAACGGATACTACCCAAAAATCATGAAAGGGTACATCCTGCTGGAAAATGCCGAGCCGTCGGAAATCAACACGCTCCTCGTGAGCGAGGGTATAATCGTTGAGGAGATAAAACGAAACGAACCCACATTAGAGGAACTCTACTCTATGCTCCACAGAAAAAATGGATAA
- a CDS encoding heavy metal translocating P-type ATPase, which translates to MKEEDSVHREHAHMNDADDGSGMEHMEHEAGHEGHASHDMQMAGNHEHAHGSEAMEEHAEHGHMKHEHGGHSHAEHHRMMMEDFKRRFIVSSILTIPILLLSPLIQNFFGFELTFPGDHYVLFGLSAVVYFYGGWPFLKGMGDELRKRNPGMMTLIALAITVAFFYSVAVTFGIPGKTFYWELATLIDIMLIGHYIEMRSVLGASRALEELIKLMPTEAHLVTPEGVKDVPVSELKKGDVVLVKPGEKIPSDGLIVEGETSVNEAMLTGESKPVYKKPDDAVIGGSINLEGAIKVRIEKTGKDTYLMQVVELVRQAQETRSKTQDLANRAAFYLTLIAITAGSITLGTWLYLGKPFVFALERMVTVMVITCPHALGLAVPLVVSVSTSISAEKGILIRNREAFERAKDVEVVVFDKTGTLTEGRFEVTDVIPLDELSEEEILKYAAALESHSSHPIAQGVVEKARELGLKPYEVDESKVLPGKGVQGFINGREVLVVSPGFLKENGLWKEDERVNRVLEQGKTVVFLVVDGKLTGAMALADRIRPESREAVKRLHEMGIKAYMLTGDNAKVAKWVAEELGLDGFFAEVLPHQKSEKVKELQEQGYTVAMVGDGINDAPALIQADVGIAIGAGTDVAIESADIILVKNDPRDVITAIHLARATYRKMVQNLAWATGYNSFAIPLAAGVLYSYGILLSPALGALLMSMSTVIVAINAKFLKV; encoded by the coding sequence ATGAAAGAGGAAGATAGCGTGCACCGTGAGCACGCGCATATGAATGATGCTGACGATGGTTCTGGTATGGAACACATGGAGCACGAAGCGGGACACGAGGGGCATGCAAGCCATGATATGCAGATGGCCGGAAACCACGAACATGCCCACGGAAGCGAAGCAATGGAAGAACACGCTGAACATGGACACATGAAACACGAACACGGGGGCCACTCCCACGCGGAGCACCACAGGATGATGATGGAGGACTTCAAGAGGAGGTTCATCGTTTCTTCGATACTCACAATTCCAATACTCCTTCTCTCGCCGCTGATACAGAACTTCTTCGGCTTCGAGCTGACCTTTCCCGGCGACCACTACGTTCTCTTCGGCCTCTCCGCGGTGGTTTACTTCTACGGCGGCTGGCCCTTCCTCAAGGGGATGGGGGACGAGCTAAGGAAGAGGAACCCGGGAATGATGACGCTGATAGCGCTGGCAATAACGGTTGCCTTCTTCTACAGCGTCGCGGTGACCTTTGGAATACCGGGAAAGACATTCTACTGGGAGCTGGCAACGCTTATCGACATCATGCTCATAGGCCACTACATCGAGATGCGCTCCGTCCTCGGTGCCTCGAGGGCGCTGGAGGAGCTCATAAAGCTCATGCCGACGGAAGCCCACCTCGTGACGCCGGAGGGGGTAAAGGACGTCCCTGTCAGCGAGCTGAAGAAGGGCGATGTGGTTTTAGTCAAGCCCGGAGAGAAGATACCCTCCGATGGCCTCATCGTCGAGGGTGAAACGAGCGTGAACGAGGCGATGCTCACCGGGGAGTCGAAGCCCGTCTACAAAAAGCCCGACGATGCCGTTATAGGCGGCTCGATAAACCTCGAAGGCGCGATAAAGGTCAGGATAGAGAAGACCGGGAAGGACACCTACCTCATGCAGGTCGTCGAGCTGGTGAGGCAGGCCCAGGAGACGCGCTCGAAGACACAAGATTTGGCCAACAGGGCCGCCTTTTACCTAACCCTCATAGCGATTACAGCGGGCAGTATAACGCTCGGGACGTGGCTCTATCTCGGAAAGCCCTTCGTCTTCGCCCTGGAGAGAATGGTGACGGTAATGGTCATAACGTGCCCGCACGCCCTCGGCTTAGCCGTCCCGCTCGTCGTTTCGGTCTCGACTTCAATCTCCGCCGAGAAAGGGATCCTCATCAGGAACAGGGAGGCCTTTGAGAGGGCAAAGGACGTGGAAGTGGTCGTTTTCGATAAGACCGGAACGCTAACCGAGGGTAGGTTCGAGGTCACGGACGTTATTCCTCTGGACGAGCTCAGTGAGGAGGAAATCCTGAAGTACGCCGCGGCGCTTGAGTCGCACTCAAGCCATCCTATAGCGCAGGGAGTAGTTGAGAAGGCCAGAGAGCTCGGCCTTAAGCCCTATGAGGTGGACGAGTCAAAGGTTCTGCCAGGTAAGGGCGTCCAGGGCTTCATCAACGGAAGGGAAGTCCTCGTGGTCAGCCCCGGCTTCCTGAAGGAAAACGGGCTCTGGAAAGAGGACGAGCGCGTGAACCGGGTTTTAGAGCAGGGCAAGACGGTGGTTTTCCTGGTGGTTGATGGGAAGCTCACTGGAGCGATGGCCCTGGCGGACAGGATAAGGCCGGAGTCAAGGGAAGCCGTCAAGAGGCTCCACGAGATGGGGATAAAGGCCTACATGCTCACCGGCGACAACGCCAAGGTGGCCAAATGGGTCGCTGAGGAGCTCGGCTTGGACGGCTTCTTTGCGGAGGTTCTGCCCCACCAGAAGTCGGAGAAGGTCAAGGAACTTCAGGAGCAGGGCTACACCGTGGCCATGGTCGGCGACGGCATAAACGATGCCCCAGCCTTGATACAGGCCGATGTGGGCATAGCTATTGGAGCTGGAACCGACGTGGCGATAGAGAGCGCGGACATAATCCTCGTCAAGAACGATCCGAGGGACGTGATAACCGCAATACACCTCGCGAGGGCCACCTACCGGAAGATGGTGCAGAATTTAGCGTGGGCCACGGGCTACAACTCCTTCGCAATTCCCCTTGCCGCTGGAGTCCTCTACTCCTACGGGATACTGCTCAGCCCGGCCCTTGGGGCACTGCTGATGAGCATGAGCACGGTGATAGTGGCCATCAATGCGAAGTTCCTGAAGGTTTGA
- a CDS encoding serine/threonine-protein kinase, which yields MGHMFDDDILEGIVKLFIVIVLISVIFGRAAGFIIFIVVAMWIGHLIKHLLKDVSKSSKRYKYRYPKPAPPAPPAPREDMKELLRKSVIVELPPKVHAGEEIPLNVGFRNLLRGTINVEIDLSDLSRHFDLSSTRVYFRGVRPGDYVSQSVRVVPRRPGKVSAKVVARSGIVSAKVKVSTEIIERPKVEPKAPLPVPVPAQESPQNSAEGPRTPLEELFARYKNVELIGEGGFARVYRAEREDGSVVALKIPMSLTEAGGKAFLREVRNWSLLSHPNIVELYDYNIFPVPYLEMEYCESSLAKLEKPLNPENAARIIFDVAEGIKYAHSKGVIHRDLKPSNILLKNGRAKVSDWGLSKLLKESRTTQAVSFTPLYAAPEQISSRFGGTDERTDVWQIGAVLYELLTGRPPFEGEDFVEVASKITLEEPVPPSHLNPEAKPLEHVVMKCLTKKKEERYGSVEELQRDIAEFLGTSYREKLSRSVSVRDLSRSAYFAGELFLLYLKLNDLVNALKYADDLVHYARGETKRELMKLREQLKLRLENGLEVPEELVEKAEIIVHRIKLGFKGV from the coding sequence ATGGGCCATATGTTCGATGACGACATCCTGGAAGGGATAGTCAAGCTCTTCATAGTTATAGTGCTAATCTCCGTCATCTTCGGGAGGGCCGCGGGGTTTATAATTTTCATCGTGGTAGCCATGTGGATTGGACACCTGATAAAGCACCTGCTCAAAGACGTTTCGAAGTCCAGTAAAAGGTACAAGTACCGCTATCCAAAACCCGCCCCGCCGGCTCCACCTGCCCCACGGGAGGACATGAAGGAGCTCCTCCGGAAGTCCGTGATAGTCGAGCTTCCGCCGAAGGTTCACGCCGGGGAGGAGATACCCCTTAACGTAGGCTTCAGGAACCTGCTCCGGGGGACGATAAACGTTGAGATAGACCTCAGCGATCTCTCAAGGCACTTCGACCTGAGCTCCACGAGGGTCTACTTCAGGGGTGTGAGGCCGGGCGATTACGTTTCCCAGAGCGTGAGGGTGGTCCCGAGAAGGCCCGGAAAGGTCAGCGCCAAGGTTGTCGCCCGCTCCGGGATTGTGAGCGCCAAAGTCAAGGTGAGCACCGAAATAATCGAAAGGCCAAAGGTGGAGCCCAAAGCTCCCCTTCCAGTCCCCGTTCCGGCACAGGAGAGCCCGCAAAATTCGGCGGAAGGCCCCCGCACCCCGCTGGAGGAGCTTTTTGCGAGGTATAAGAACGTCGAGCTAATAGGTGAGGGCGGCTTTGCGAGGGTTTACAGGGCGGAGAGGGAAGACGGAAGCGTCGTGGCCCTCAAGATACCCATGAGCCTGACTGAGGCGGGAGGCAAAGCGTTCCTCCGGGAAGTGCGGAACTGGTCCCTCCTCAGCCATCCCAACATAGTCGAACTCTACGACTACAACATCTTCCCAGTTCCATATCTGGAGATGGAGTACTGTGAGAGCTCGCTGGCCAAGCTCGAAAAGCCCCTAAACCCGGAGAATGCCGCAAGAATCATCTTCGACGTTGCAGAGGGCATAAAGTACGCCCACTCCAAGGGGGTCATTCATAGGGACCTCAAGCCCAGCAACATCCTCCTCAAGAACGGCAGGGCAAAGGTGAGCGACTGGGGGCTGAGCAAGCTCCTCAAGGAGAGCAGAACAACCCAAGCAGTGAGCTTCACACCGCTCTACGCCGCCCCGGAGCAGATAAGCTCCCGCTTCGGAGGCACAGATGAGAGAACCGACGTGTGGCAGATTGGAGCGGTGCTCTACGAGCTTCTCACTGGGAGGCCCCCCTTCGAGGGCGAGGACTTCGTGGAGGTGGCGTCAAAGATAACCCTTGAGGAGCCCGTTCCTCCGAGCCATCTTAACCCGGAAGCAAAGCCCCTCGAGCATGTAGTCATGAAGTGCCTCACGAAGAAAAAGGAGGAGCGCTACGGGAGCGTTGAAGAACTTCAGAGGGACATAGCGGAGTTCCTCGGCACCAGCTACCGCGAAAAACTCAGCAGGAGCGTTTCGGTTAGAGACCTTTCGAGGAGCGCGTACTTCGCCGGCGAGCTGTTTCTCCTGTATTTGAAGCTCAACGACCTCGTGAACGCGCTCAAGTACGCCGACGATCTGGTTCACTACGCGAGGGGCGAGACTAAGAGGGAGCTCATGAAGCTGAGGGAGCAGCTGAAATTACGCCTTGAGAACGGCTTGGAAGTCCCCGAGGAACTCGTGGAGAAGGCCGAGATAATAGTCCACAGGATAAAACTTGGATTTAAGGGGGTGTGA
- a CDS encoding PP2C family protein-serine/threonine phosphatase, whose product MNRVISTGVGNRVWGISHPGPREKNEDALLILPLGDAYLLAVADGLGGHEGGEVASKAAVETLRETFERDYAGEFGLKEVEELLRKAYKDAHRRIMEMSPEPGKAGTTMVAAFVGDETAVIANTGDSRAYLIRDGRIISRTRDHSIVEELLERGVIGQEEVRSHPMRHVVTKALGIGLVVDTYMWEIKRGDILLLSTDGLHDTIDDGEIAELASQGGPREVAERLVGEALRTAEDNITVIVFKWG is encoded by the coding sequence ATGAACAGGGTCATCTCAACGGGTGTTGGAAATAGGGTGTGGGGCATCTCGCATCCTGGGCCGAGGGAGAAAAACGAGGACGCGCTCCTGATACTGCCCCTTGGGGATGCATACCTCCTCGCCGTCGCGGACGGCCTCGGAGGGCACGAAGGAGGGGAGGTGGCCTCGAAGGCGGCGGTGGAGACGCTCCGGGAGACATTTGAGAGGGATTACGCGGGGGAGTTTGGATTGAAAGAAGTTGAGGAGCTCCTGAGAAAGGCCTACAAAGATGCACACCGCCGGATAATGGAGATGTCCCCAGAGCCAGGAAAGGCCGGCACGACGATGGTGGCCGCCTTCGTGGGGGATGAGACGGCCGTGATAGCGAACACCGGCGACAGCAGGGCCTACCTGATAAGGGACGGTAGAATAATCTCAAGGACGAGGGACCACTCCATCGTTGAGGAACTGCTTGAGAGGGGCGTTATAGGGCAGGAAGAGGTTCGCTCCCATCCGATGAGGCACGTCGTGACAAAGGCCCTTGGAATAGGGCTGGTGGTTGATACGTACATGTGGGAAATTAAGAGAGGTGACATCCTGCTCCTGAGCACGGACGGCCTTCACGATACCATAGATGACGGAGAGATAGCAGAGCTCGCCTCCCAGGGTGGCCCGAGGGAGGTTGCGGAGCGGCTCGTTGGGGAGGCTTTGAGGACCGCCGAGGACAACATCACGGTAATCGTGTTCAAATGGGGGTAG
- a CDS encoding DUF302 domain-containing protein yields MKGNCKGHGKGMKGHGMHGMEEAEESKREYAYVREVETGFDETVEKVKEELKKEGFGVLSEIRVDRLFKEKLDLDMEPYVILGACNPNYSSELIGIDLNSGAFLPCNLMVYVKEGKTYVSLLPPTVAMGVTGNGELLEVAGKVEEILKGVVDRV; encoded by the coding sequence ATGAAAGGAAACTGCAAAGGTCACGGCAAGGGCATGAAAGGCCACGGAATGCACGGGATGGAAGAAGCGGAGGAGTCCAAGAGGGAGTACGCCTACGTCCGGGAGGTCGAGACCGGCTTTGACGAGACCGTTGAGAAGGTCAAGGAAGAGCTGAAGAAGGAAGGCTTCGGAGTGCTCAGCGAGATAAGAGTTGATAGGCTCTTTAAGGAGAAGCTTGACCTCGACATGGAGCCCTACGTAATCCTCGGGGCGTGCAATCCGAACTACTCAAGCGAGCTGATAGGCATAGATCTCAACAGCGGCGCCTTCCTACCGTGCAACCTGATGGTCTATGTCAAGGAGGGAAAGACCTACGTGAGTTTACTGCCCCCGACGGTGGCCATGGGCGTTACAGGGAACGGCGAGCTCCTTGAAGTTGCCGGGAAGGTTGAGGAGATACTGAAGGGTGTAGTTGATAGGGTTTGA
- a CDS encoding ABC transporter ATP-binding protein, with protein sequence MEESLIMCKELTKTFGKTRALDRINFSAPSGLIILLGKNGSGKSTLAKIISTLLPYDEGTVKVKGKEINSNKREIRQIISYLPQDNIVEDALTVREIVELYSRLFGESDTKANKLLDNLGLSPYRDTLVGNLSGGLKRRLSILLAFLPDRDIYILDEPFEELDFWGRIKVMELIHHALKKGKSIFLISHTATWLEEIADYILVLHQGKLLYADSPNNLKRAFKDVYAIEMESLSEIKKILKNPHNVTVAINERVSVIGEHHALSNTTKIKNEEIREASISEICAFIMNSAALQQSNFIKKL encoded by the coding sequence ATGGAGGAATCTCTCATTATGTGCAAAGAGCTAACAAAAACATTTGGAAAAACACGTGCTCTTGACAGGATTAACTTTTCAGCCCCCTCGGGACTGATAATATTGCTTGGTAAAAACGGAAGTGGGAAAAGCACCTTAGCTAAGATAATCAGTACGCTTTTACCCTACGACGAGGGAACTGTAAAGGTAAAAGGAAAGGAAATAAACTCAAACAAAAGAGAAATCCGGCAAATAATATCATACCTGCCCCAAGATAATATAGTTGAGGATGCCTTAACTGTTCGGGAAATTGTTGAACTGTATTCCAGGCTTTTTGGAGAATCCGACACTAAGGCAAATAAGCTATTGGATAACCTGGGGCTCTCTCCGTATAGGGACACTCTTGTCGGAAACTTAAGCGGAGGTTTAAAAAGGCGCCTGTCAATACTCCTTGCATTTCTACCTGACAGAGACATTTATATTTTGGACGAACCATTCGAAGAGTTGGATTTTTGGGGGCGAATTAAGGTTATGGAGCTAATTCATCACGCTTTAAAGAAAGGTAAAAGCATTTTCCTCATATCTCACACGGCCACCTGGCTTGAGGAGATAGCCGATTATATATTGGTTCTACATCAGGGAAAACTACTGTACGCAGATTCTCCCAACAATCTGAAACGGGCATTTAAGGATGTTTATGCAATAGAGATGGAGTCACTCTCGGAGATTAAGAAAATCCTGAAAAACCCCCATAATGTAACAGTGGCAATTAATGAAAGAGTGTCGGTCATTGGAGAACACCATGCCCTTTCCAATACTACAAAGATTAAAAACGAAGAGATCCGGGAGGCATCTATCAGCGAAATATGCGCTTTTATCATGAACAGTGCAGCTTTACAGCAAAGCAACTTCATCAAAAAACTATAA
- a CDS encoding ATP-binding cassette domain-containing protein: MIELENMRESINRKEVLRRISLTVKPGEVHAYLGHNGAGKTTAFRPILGLLVPDSGRVEVLGVNPLKTPR, from the coding sequence ATGATAGAGCTTGAAAACATGAGGGAAAGTATAAATAGAAAAGAAGTTCTTCGAAGGATAAGCCTGACTGTGAAGCCCGGCGAAGTCCACGCCTACCTCGGCCACAACGGGGCAGGCAAGACAACCGCCTTCCGCCCGATCCTCGGCCTCCTCGTCCCTGACTCCGGCAGGGTGGAAGTCCTCGGCGTTAATCCTCTCAAAACCCCGAGGTGA
- a CDS encoding DUF4855 domain-containing protein, whose product MISMANFGLWWIRWNGSNYESRMNGSLREFKGLGFDYAVILGQPAHIQYTGDAETDAYNLSEYLSDYMNMPYYVTIPFFTPAKTPRGNITGSFEGSYWERWINVFAGSSDPNLRGFYWSLENAWMFKQDQIEKGVGISYELIKAMSQKIHSAGFEFIWIPSVPTMNIEGTNIFPWYYSPNYPGACEYFDYVFAQPNYYMGRINNINGWTLNLEGLKLKYNCWNVFMEMEADECVIGGGGNCKTCSDSINCTKLASDYVQAQINNIGRKYPQRAYYFGVTFDVVRQVDSYCISNLGVPYV is encoded by the coding sequence GTGATCTCCATGGCGAACTTTGGACTATGGTGGATCAGATGGAATGGCTCGAACTACGAATCGAGAATGAATGGAAGCCTAAGGGAGTTTAAAGGACTAGGTTTTGACTATGCTGTGATACTCGGACAGCCGGCTCACATCCAATATACTGGAGATGCGGAGACTGACGCATATAACCTTTCTGAATATTTGAGTGACTACATGAACATGCCATACTACGTCACAATACCATTCTTTACACCTGCAAAAACTCCTCGTGGCAACATAACCGGAAGTTTTGAGGGGTCCTACTGGGAAAGATGGATTAATGTATTCGCCGGATCATCGGATCCCAATTTAAGGGGGTTTTATTGGAGCCTTGAGAATGCTTGGATGTTCAAACAGGATCAGATTGAGAAGGGAGTGGGGATTTCTTATGAATTAATCAAAGCAATGTCACAAAAGATACACAGCGCGGGATTTGAATTTATCTGGATTCCAAGTGTGCCAACAATGAATATTGAAGGAACAAATATCTTTCCTTGGTACTACTCTCCGAATTATCCTGGAGCCTGTGAATATTTTGACTATGTTTTTGCACAGCCAAATTATTATATGGGCCGGATAAATAACATAAATGGATGGACACTTAATCTTGAAGGGCTAAAGCTTAAATACAACTGCTGGAATGTATTTATGGAAATGGAAGCTGATGAATGTGTTATAGGTGGAGGGGGGAACTGTAAAACTTGCAGTGACTCAATTAACTGTACAAAGTTAGCAAGTGATTATGTACAAGCTCAGATTAACAATATCGGAAGGAAATATCCACAAAGGGCGTACTACTTTGGGGTGACCTTTGACGTTGTTAGACAAGTTGATTCATATTGTATCAGCAATTTGGGGGTCCCGTATGTATAA